In a genomic window of Chrysemys picta bellii isolate R12L10 chromosome 1, ASM1138683v2, whole genome shotgun sequence:
- the ECRG4 gene encoding augurin isoform X1, which translates to MVLSACRGVLPLAALALLLLVCLAPDGSKGNKLKLMLQKREAPAPAKTEVSIKENMAKEFLSSLKRQKRQLWDRTQPDVQQWYQQFLYLGFDEAKFEDDVSYWTNLGRGGNEYYGYYGGYYQNHFDEDAPIGPRNPHTFRHGANVNYDDY; encoded by the exons ATGGTGCTATCGGCCTGCCGGGGGGTGCTGCCCCTGGCTGCCCTAGCACTGCTCCTGCTCGTCTGCCTGGCTCCCG ATGGTTCAAAAGGGAATAAACTTAAGCTGATGCTTCAAAAACGCGAAG CTCCTGCACCAGCtaagactgaggtgtcaataaaAGAAAATATGGCCAAGGAGTTTTTAAGCAGCCTGAAACGCCAGAAGCGCCAACTGTGGGACAGGACTCAACCCGATGTGCAGCAGTGGTATCAGCAATTCCTCTACTTGGGATTTGATGAAGCC AAATTTGAAGACGACGTCTCCTACTGGACAAACCTGGGACGTGGTGGCAATGAATATTATGGATATTATGGAGGCTACTACCAGAACCATTTTGATGAAGATGCACCTATTGGGCCCCGAAACCCACACACCTTCAGGCATGGAGCAAATGTCAACTACGACGATTATTAA
- the ECRG4 gene encoding augurin isoform X2 — protein sequence MVLSACRGVLPLAALALLLLVCLAPAPAPAKTEVSIKENMAKEFLSSLKRQKRQLWDRTQPDVQQWYQQFLYLGFDEAKFEDDVSYWTNLGRGGNEYYGYYGGYYQNHFDEDAPIGPRNPHTFRHGANVNYDDY from the exons ATGGTGCTATCGGCCTGCCGGGGGGTGCTGCCCCTGGCTGCCCTAGCACTGCTCCTGCTCGTCTGCCTGGCTCCCG CTCCTGCACCAGCtaagactgaggtgtcaataaaAGAAAATATGGCCAAGGAGTTTTTAAGCAGCCTGAAACGCCAGAAGCGCCAACTGTGGGACAGGACTCAACCCGATGTGCAGCAGTGGTATCAGCAATTCCTCTACTTGGGATTTGATGAAGCC AAATTTGAAGACGACGTCTCCTACTGGACAAACCTGGGACGTGGTGGCAATGAATATTATGGATATTATGGAGGCTACTACCAGAACCATTTTGATGAAGATGCACCTATTGGGCCCCGAAACCCACACACCTTCAGGCATGGAGCAAATGTCAACTACGACGATTATTAA